The DNA region GTGCTCGGCGGCGCGCTGCTGCCCGGTCCGACCGGCAACGCGGGCCACATCGGGCACATCAGCATCGACCTCGACGGGGACCTGTGCCCGTGCGGGTCGCGCGGCTGCGTGGAGCGGATCGCCAGCGGGCCGAACATCGCGCGGCGCGCGGTGGGCGCGGGGTGGCGCCCGCCGGCGGGCGTCGCGCCGACGGCCGCGGCGGTCGCGGAGTCGGCGCGGGCGGGGGACCGGGTGGCGCTCGCGTCCTTCGACCGGGCGGCGCAGGCGCTGGCGGCGGGGATCGCGGCGACGGCCACGCTGGTGGAGATCAACGTGGCGGTGATCGGGGGCGGGGTGGCCAACGCGGGGCCGATCCTCTTCGATCCGCTGCGGGAGCATCTGACGCGGTACGCGACGTTGTCCTTCGCGGCCGGCGTGGAGGTGGTGCCGGCGAAGCTCGGGACGGATGCGGGGATGGTGGGGGCGGCGGCTGCCGCGGCGGAGTCGCTCCGCCTGGACGGGTTCACGCCGGCCGCCGCGGCCTGACCTCCCCGACCGCCTCGGCGTCGCGCCCCCGCCCCGGGGCGGTGTCCGCGCTGCCTGCGCGTCGAGCCGCCGCTCCCGGGCGTCGCCCGTTTTTTCCTGCCCCCGCCCGTTGAACTCGCGGGTCTGGTGCGCCTGGTTCTCGCAGGGGTCGGGCCCGACCGGCACAGGGGGGCGTCAGCAGAACGCTGGATGTTCCAGGGGGTGGGCGGGCGGCCGGGGACCGGCGAGACGAGCGCGGCGTTTGGTGGGGCCGATGATCCGGGCAATTCGTAGGGGTCTACGGAGAAGGGGGCACCGTGATCATCTGGCTGAACGGGGCGTTCGGCGCCGGCAAGTCCCACGCCGCGCGCGAGCTGCTGGACCTGGTACCGGACAGCACGCTCTACGAGCCCGAGGCCGTCGGCGACTGCCTGCGCCGCCTGCTGCCCGAGAAGCGGCTCGAGGACGTCACCGACTACCAGGACCTCCCCGTCTGGCGCCGCCTGGTGATCGAGAGCGCCGCCGCGCTGCTCGACGAGGTCGGCGGCGTGCTGGTGACGCCGATGACCCTGCTCGCCCAGGAGCACCGCGACGAGATCTTCGGCGGCCTCGCGGCGCGCGGCATCGATGTCCGGCATGTGCTGCTGGAGCCAGGAGAAACGATTTTGCGCGAGCG from Actinacidiphila sp. DG2A-62 includes:
- a CDS encoding ROK family protein, producing MHPHGATGPLVAALDIGGTKIAGALVDAEGQLLVRALRPTPVTPDGETVLGAVTEVLDELRAAPVWPATIAVGIGSAGPVDAQHGTVSPVNVPGWRDFPLVSRIEHASGGLPVALTGDGVAMTAAEHWQGAARGYDNALCMVVSTGVGGGLVLGGALLPGPTGNAGHIGHISIDLDGDLCPCGSRGCVERIASGPNIARRAVGAGWRPPAGVAPTAAAVAESARAGDRVALASFDRAAQALAAGIAATATLVEINVAVIGGGVANAGPILFDPLREHLTRYATLSFAAGVEVVPAKLGTDAGMVGAAAAAAESLRLDGFTPAAAA